In one window of Bizionia sp. M204 DNA:
- a CDS encoding LytTR family DNA-binding domain-containing protein yields MKLKAIIVEDEHTSRDILKNYLTRYCPNVQVLGEAENVEEALILIRNNELDLVFLDVEMPYGNAFDLLEKVGDINFETIFVTAYNHYAMDALNAHASYYLMKPISIDELIKAVDYVTEIKQKESALQDQVLVPKIQVISGKITIPQQDGFEVINTADILYCKADDNYTEIYLNNEKKKLVSKTLKYFDDALMDSHFSRVHKSYLVNVNEIVKYVKGKGGSVVLSNGKQVSVSASRKAELLAFFK; encoded by the coding sequence ATGAAACTAAAAGCTATAATAGTCGAAGACGAACATACTAGTCGTGATATTTTAAAAAACTACTTAACACGCTACTGTCCAAATGTCCAGGTTTTAGGTGAAGCAGAAAACGTGGAGGAAGCACTCATTTTAATTAGAAATAACGAACTAGATTTGGTGTTTCTAGATGTGGAAATGCCTTATGGAAATGCCTTCGATTTATTAGAAAAAGTAGGCGATATTAATTTTGAAACCATATTTGTAACAGCCTATAATCACTATGCTATGGATGCGTTAAATGCTCACGCATCGTATTATTTAATGAAGCCAATTTCTATTGATGAATTAATTAAAGCGGTGGATTATGTAACTGAAATTAAACAGAAAGAATCCGCGCTTCAAGATCAGGTTTTAGTCCCTAAAATACAGGTGATTTCAGGAAAAATAACCATACCACAGCAGGATGGGTTTGAAGTCATCAACACAGCAGATATTTTGTATTGCAAAGCCGATGATAACTACACGGAGATTTATTTAAATAATGAGAAAAAGAAATTGGTAAGTAAGACCTTGAAGTATTTTGATGATGCGTTGATGGATAGCCACTTTTCACGCGTGCATAAATCCTATTTAGTAAACGTCAACGAGATTGTAAAGTACGTGAAAGGAAAGGGAGGAAGTGTTGTGTTGAGTAATGGGAAGCAAGTGAGTGTTTCGGCTTCTAGAAAAGCGGAATTGTTGGCTTTTTTTAAATAG
- a CDS encoding gamma carbonic anhydrase family protein, with protein sequence MPVIKPVNGKAPNIPTNCYIAENATIVGDVSMGSNCSVWFNAVIRGDVHYIKMGNKVNVQDGAIIHATYQKSPTTIGNNVSIGHNAIVHGCTIHDNVLIGMGSIVMDDCVIESNSIIAAGAVVTKNTHIESNSIYAGIPAKKVKDISQELISGEINRIAENYVTYSGWFKE encoded by the coding sequence ATGCCTGTTATCAAACCCGTAAACGGAAAAGCACCAAACATACCAACTAATTGTTATATTGCCGAAAACGCCACCATTGTTGGCGATGTTTCAATGGGATCAAACTGCAGCGTTTGGTTTAATGCCGTTATTCGTGGTGATGTCCATTATATCAAAATGGGAAATAAAGTTAATGTTCAGGATGGTGCCATTATTCATGCTACGTATCAGAAATCGCCAACCACAATAGGAAACAATGTATCCATAGGTCATAATGCTATTGTGCATGGTTGTACCATTCATGATAATGTGCTTATTGGCATGGGTAGTATAGTCATGGATGATTGTGTTATTGAAAGCAATAGCATTATTGCAGCAGGTGCAGTGGTTACAAAGAATACACATATAGAATCAAATAGCATTTATGCAGGCATTCCAGCTAAAAAAGTAAAGGATATTAGCCAAGAATTAATTTCAGGTGAAATTAATAGAATAGCCGAAAACTACGTGACATATTCGGGTTGGTTTAAAGAGTAG
- the murI gene encoding glutamate racemase: MSTKPIGIFDSGVGGTSIWNELHLRLPHENTIYLADSKNSPYGTKTQQEIIQLSIKNTEHLMSKGCKLIVVACNTATTNSIKILREKFPIPFIGIEPAIKPAALNTKTKAIGILATRGTLSSELFHQAADLYSRHIQVIEQEGEGIVQLIESGKLNSSEMTGLLKLYLQPMIKANIDYLVLGCTHYPYLLPQLLELLPEQVKIIDSGEAVAKQTELILKENNLLNSSMTKGKWQFNTNASTEVITTLLGGNHDISYLDF; the protein is encoded by the coding sequence ATGAGCACAAAACCCATTGGCATATTCGATTCTGGTGTTGGTGGCACGTCCATTTGGAACGAGCTCCACCTGCGTTTACCACATGAGAATACCATTTACCTTGCCGATAGTAAAAACTCGCCCTATGGTACTAAAACGCAGCAGGAAATTATTCAATTAAGTATCAAAAACACCGAACACCTAATGTCCAAAGGCTGCAAACTCATTGTTGTGGCTTGCAACACCGCGACAACCAATTCCATAAAAATACTTCGCGAAAAATTTCCAATTCCCTTTATAGGTATTGAACCTGCTATTAAACCAGCAGCTTTAAATACTAAAACCAAAGCCATTGGTATTCTTGCCACTCGCGGCACCTTGTCTAGCGAATTATTTCATCAAGCAGCAGATTTATATAGTCGGCATATACAAGTTATAGAACAAGAAGGCGAAGGTATAGTGCAATTAATTGAATCGGGTAAATTAAATTCATCTGAAATGACTGGCTTATTAAAACTCTATTTACAACCCATGATTAAAGCCAATATTGATTATTTAGTGTTAGGCTGTACGCACTACCCCTATTTACTTCCACAGCTATTAGAGTTATTGCCAGAGCAGGTTAAAATTATTGATTCTGGAGAAGCAGTTGCCAAACAGACGGAACTCATTTTAAAAGAGAATAATTTATTAAATAGCTCCATGACTAAAGGGAAGTGGCAATTTAACACCAATGCAAGTACAGAGGTTATTACCACGCTTTTAGGTGGTAATCATGATATTTCCTATTTGGATTTTTAA
- a CDS encoding OmpH family outer membrane protein: MKQFKTLLFAAALFIGATSFTQAQSKVAHINTQDLIKSMPEMSTAQSEMEKLGKTYEADIKAMVTEYQNKMKQYEAEAPTKTDEENQKRLIEVQTMEQNIQQYRGTAQQDMQKKEVDLLKPITEKAKAAILKVARAQGFEYVLDSTQGGGVIMADGKNLLDDVKKALGI; the protein is encoded by the coding sequence ATGAAACAATTCAAAACCCTTTTATTTGCAGCAGCATTATTTATTGGAGCAACCAGTTTTACACAAGCTCAAAGCAAAGTTGCGCACATTAATACCCAAGATTTAATTAAATCTATGCCAGAAATGTCAACAGCACAATCTGAAATGGAAAAATTGGGCAAAACGTATGAAGCTGATATTAAAGCTATGGTAACTGAATACCAAAATAAAATGAAGCAATACGAAGCGGAAGCACCAACAAAAACGGATGAAGAAAACCAAAAACGTTTGATTGAAGTTCAAACTATGGAGCAAAACATCCAACAATATCGTGGTACTGCGCAACAAGACATGCAAAAGAAAGAAGTAGACTTATTAAAGCCTATTACTGAAAAAGCCAAAGCAGCTATCTTAAAAGTAGCAAGAGCTCAAGGTTTTGAGTATGTACTTGATTCTACACAAGGTGGTGGTGTTATCATGGCCGACGGTAAAAATTTATTAGACGATGTTAAGAAAGCGTTAGGTATCTAA
- a CDS encoding OmpH family outer membrane protein — protein MKLKVLFLVATVFMLSMSSFAQRGVRIGYIDTEYILENVPEYQQATSQLETKVQKWKSEIEQQLGTIAQKRKDLSNEKALLTKELIAEREEDIAFEEKEILDYQQKRFGPNGDLMIQKKQLIQPIQDQIFSAVQDIAEAKKYDFVFDKSADVVMLYSAKRYDFSEQVIRSLTRSAKRTQAGSRAEKQAAQDEDLVIEVDEELEAKQEAADERKNEIMNEREARKLAAQKRRDSIIEARNLAREEKLNSRNQDNEADEAEDEVEETTVIENNKNNTDSEEVKTPEQIAEERRQEKLDDRARRKQELEERKQRILAEREQARLEREKARNNTNEDTPDEDEGDN, from the coding sequence ATGAAATTAAAAGTTCTTTTTTTAGTGGCTACAGTATTCATGTTAAGCATGTCCAGTTTTGCACAACGTGGTGTAAGAATTGGCTACATAGACACTGAATACATTCTTGAAAATGTTCCAGAATATCAACAAGCAACGTCACAATTGGAAACAAAAGTCCAAAAGTGGAAAAGCGAAATTGAACAACAATTAGGAACTATTGCGCAAAAGCGAAAAGATTTAAGCAATGAAAAAGCGCTTTTAACTAAAGAATTAATTGCCGAGCGTGAAGAGGATATTGCTTTTGAAGAAAAAGAAATATTAGATTATCAGCAAAAGCGTTTTGGTCCAAATGGCGACTTAATGATTCAGAAAAAGCAACTCATTCAACCCATTCAAGATCAAATTTTTTCTGCGGTCCAAGATATTGCAGAAGCCAAGAAATATGATTTTGTTTTTGATAAATCAGCTGATGTAGTGATGCTGTATTCAGCAAAACGGTATGATTTTAGCGAGCAAGTTATTAGAAGTTTAACCCGTAGTGCTAAACGTACCCAAGCAGGTTCTAGAGCAGAAAAACAGGCTGCCCAAGATGAAGATCTGGTTATTGAAGTGGATGAAGAATTAGAAGCAAAACAAGAAGCTGCTGACGAACGCAAAAACGAAATAATGAACGAACGTGAAGCACGTAAATTAGCAGCTCAAAAACGTCGTGACAGTATTATTGAAGCTCGTAATTTAGCGCGTGAAGAAAAATTAAACAGCCGTAATCAGGACAATGAAGCTGATGAAGCCGAAGATGAGGTAGAAGAAACAACTGTTATTGAAAATAACAAAAACAATACAGACTCTGAAGAGGTAAAAACCCCAGAGCAAATTGCTGAAGAGCGCAGACAGGAAAAATTAGATGATCGTGCGCGCAGAAAACAAGAATTAGAAGAACGTAAGCAACGAATTCTAGCCGAAAGAGAACAAGCACGTTTAGAGCGTGAAAAAGCTAGAAACAACACAAATGAAGACACGCCAGACGAGGATGAAGGCGATAATTAA
- a CDS encoding outer membrane protein assembly factor: protein MKQLLNIKKENDDLGKQVNNSINITSLKTYIGLLFTFLLLVSSLNIQGQELQPAPTGKKYTLGDISVSGDTHFSPQTIITYSGLRKGEEILIPGDKISEAIRKLWKSNLFRDINMYLLKTEGDVAYLEIRLFDLPELKELKIKGIKKSKKDDIITESNLQNGVKVTENLVTTTKNYLTNKYQKEGFYNTKVHINTIEVPDSTGRPGVNMVLNVDKGKKVKVSEINFEGNSALPDSKLRKAMKNTKQKNFLRIFKRSKFIETDYKEDLESVIDKLKENGFRDARVISDSISRIDKKNVAINIRVEEGEQYRFGDISFIGNTVYTDQQLRGILRINKGDIYNGVLLEKRIADETKPDALDITNQYQNNGYLFSTINPVEVNTEGNVIDMEIRITEGKPVYFNSVTVVGNDVTNDRVIYRELHTRPGQLYSKANVVRTIRELSQLGYFDAEQIATNFNNPNPNEGTIDLEYGVVETGSSQVELQGGYGGGGFIGTLGLSFNNFSLKNIFNLEAYKPVPRGDGQKLALRLQASRFYQTYSFSFTEPWMGGKKPVQFSTSISHSAQFLYDPQTGNADRDKRFNITGVTVGLAKRLSVPDDYFTLSQAVSFQHYNLKNYNTGLFTFGDGFSNNLAYTIGLSRNNTYNDPVFPTGGSNFSISAKLSLPYSLFNGVDYDQLLVERDEWLEISETAESQILRQQALDQVGAIDQERYKWLEFYKIKMKGDWYTRLFGKLIAKSGVEFGFLGAYNQARGVIPFERFFLGGDGLGSYSLDGREAVALRGYPNQSLQPIDGENNITNDGGTIYNKFSMELRYPISMSQTAKIYLLGFVEGGVSYNDFQDYNPFNLYRSSGAGVRIFMPAFGLLGIDFGYGFDALPGQTSPNGWETHFIIGQQF from the coding sequence ATGAAGCAATTATTGAATATCAAAAAAGAGAACGACGATTTGGGAAAACAAGTGAACAACTCCATTAATATCACATCATTGAAAACATATATAGGGCTATTATTTACTTTTTTACTTTTAGTAAGCAGTTTAAACATTCAAGGGCAAGAATTACAACCAGCACCAACCGGTAAGAAATATACCCTTGGTGATATTTCAGTTTCTGGTGACACACACTTTAGCCCGCAAACCATTATTACGTATTCGGGGCTTAGAAAAGGGGAAGAAATCCTTATTCCTGGTGATAAAATTAGCGAAGCCATTAGAAAGCTTTGGAAATCCAATTTATTTAGAGACATTAACATGTACCTTCTTAAAACAGAAGGTGATGTTGCTTATTTAGAAATTCGTCTTTTTGATCTTCCAGAATTGAAGGAGCTGAAAATAAAAGGTATTAAAAAATCTAAAAAAGATGATATTATTACCGAAAGCAATTTACAAAATGGTGTGAAAGTTACGGAAAACTTGGTCACGACTACTAAAAACTACCTAACAAATAAATACCAAAAAGAAGGCTTCTACAATACGAAAGTACATATTAATACAATTGAAGTTCCAGACTCTACAGGACGTCCAGGCGTAAACATGGTTTTAAATGTTGATAAAGGCAAAAAAGTAAAAGTGAGCGAAATTAATTTTGAAGGGAATTCAGCACTTCCAGATTCGAAGTTACGAAAAGCCATGAAAAACACGAAACAGAAAAATTTCTTACGCATTTTTAAACGATCTAAATTTATTGAAACAGATTATAAAGAAGATTTAGAAAGTGTTATCGATAAATTGAAGGAAAATGGTTTTCGTGATGCTCGTGTTATTTCAGATTCTATTTCCCGAATTGACAAGAAAAATGTTGCTATAAATATTAGGGTAGAAGAAGGTGAACAATATCGTTTTGGTGATATTAGCTTTATTGGAAACACCGTATACACTGATCAACAGTTAAGAGGTATTCTTCGAATTAATAAAGGCGACATTTATAATGGTGTCCTTTTAGAAAAGCGTATAGCAGACGAAACGAAACCAGATGCGTTGGATATTACCAATCAATACCAAAATAACGGTTATCTATTCTCTACGATAAACCCTGTAGAAGTTAACACAGAGGGTAATGTAATTGATATGGAGATCCGTATTACAGAAGGTAAGCCTGTTTATTTCAATAGCGTTACTGTTGTAGGTAATGATGTTACTAATGACCGTGTTATATATCGTGAATTACACACCAGACCTGGTCAATTATATAGTAAAGCCAATGTAGTTCGTACTATTAGAGAATTAAGTCAATTAGGTTATTTTGATGCCGAACAAATTGCCACCAACTTTAATAATCCCAATCCAAATGAAGGGACTATTGATTTGGAATATGGCGTTGTAGAAACAGGTTCAAGCCAAGTAGAGCTACAAGGTGGTTATGGTGGCGGTGGTTTTATTGGTACTTTAGGCTTATCATTTAACAACTTCTCATTAAAAAACATATTTAATCTAGAAGCATACAAACCAGTCCCTCGTGGTGATGGACAAAAATTAGCACTGCGTTTACAAGCCAGTCGTTTTTACCAAACCTATAGTTTTTCATTTACAGAACCATGGATGGGAGGTAAAAAACCAGTTCAATTCTCAACATCGATTTCGCACTCGGCACAATTTTTATATGACCCACAAACAGGTAATGCCGATCGTGACAAACGCTTTAATATTACTGGTGTAACAGTAGGATTAGCAAAACGTTTAAGCGTACCAGATGATTATTTCACATTATCACAAGCCGTAAGTTTTCAACATTACAACCTAAAAAACTACAATACGGGACTATTCACTTTTGGTGATGGGTTCTCAAACAATTTAGCATACACAATCGGTTTAAGTCGGAACAACACTTATAACGATCCTGTGTTCCCAACAGGCGGTTCTAACTTTAGTATTTCAGCAAAATTATCTTTACCCTACTCACTGTTCAATGGTGTAGATTATGATCAACTTTTGGTCGAACGTGACGAATGGTTAGAAATTTCAGAAACAGCAGAAAGCCAAATTTTGCGCCAACAAGCATTAGACCAAGTAGGTGCTATTGATCAAGAACGATACAAATGGTTAGAATTTTATAAAATAAAAATGAAAGGTGATTGGTACACTAGACTATTTGGAAAGCTTATCGCAAAATCTGGCGTAGAATTCGGGTTCTTAGGAGCTTACAACCAAGCAAGGGGTGTAATTCCTTTTGAGCGTTTTTTCCTTGGAGGAGATGGTTTAGGAAGTTACAGTTTAGATGGACGTGAAGCCGTTGCGCTACGTGGTTATCCAAACCAATCACTTCAACCAATTGATGGCGAAAATAATATTACCAACGATGGTGGAACTATTTATAATAAGTTCTCTATGGAGTTACGTTATCCAATTAGTATGAGCCAAACGGCTAAAATATATCTTTTAGGTTTTGTTGAAGGAGGTGTGTCCTATAATGATTTTCAGGATTATAACCCATTCAATTTATACAGATCTAGTGGTGCAGGTGTTCGTATTTTCATGCCAGCATTTGGTTTATTAGGTATTGATTTTGGTTATGGATTTGATGCGCTTCCAGGACAAACATCACCTAATGGATGGGAAACGCACTTTATTATTGGACAACAATTTTAA
- a CDS encoding isoprenyl transferase, whose amino-acid sequence MFLRILKKVNLKDSIHTDYLPKHLAIIMDGNGRWAKQKGLLRSIGHENGSKSVREIVEASAELGIENLTLYAFSTENWNRPKLEVQTLMKLLVSSLKKEIKTLQENNIRLAAIGCLDSLPKKAHKELLEVIEKTKNNKRMCLTLALSYGSREELLNTVKEISLKVKNNIISAEKIDESVINEHLYTRNLPDVDLLIRTSGEQRISNFLLWQIAYAELYFTQVLWPDFTKQNLYEAIIEYQKRERRFGKTSEQLH is encoded by the coding sequence ATGTTTCTGCGTATTTTAAAAAAAGTGAACTTAAAAGACTCCATACATACCGATTATTTACCCAAGCACCTAGCCATAATAATGGATGGTAATGGCCGTTGGGCAAAACAAAAAGGTTTATTGCGCAGTATTGGACATGAAAATGGTTCCAAATCTGTTCGCGAGATTGTAGAAGCTTCGGCTGAATTGGGTATAGAAAATTTAACACTCTATGCATTTTCAACAGAAAACTGGAATCGACCAAAATTAGAAGTGCAAACACTTATGAAGCTGTTAGTATCCTCATTAAAGAAGGAAATAAAAACACTTCAGGAAAACAACATTCGCTTAGCGGCTATTGGTTGTTTAGATTCCTTACCAAAAAAAGCACATAAAGAATTATTAGAAGTTATAGAAAAGACAAAGAACAATAAACGGATGTGTTTAACGCTAGCTTTAAGTTATGGCTCACGCGAAGAATTGCTAAATACCGTTAAGGAAATAAGTCTTAAAGTTAAAAATAATATAATTTCTGCGGAAAAAATTGATGAATCAGTTATAAATGAGCATCTTTACACGCGAAATTTACCAGACGTAGATTTACTAATTAGAACCAGTGGTGAGCAGCGCATAAGCAACTTTCTATTGTGGCAAATTGCATACGCTGAATTATATTTTACACAGGTGCTTTGGCCAGATTTTACAAAGCAAAATTTGTATGAAGCAATTATTGAATATCAAAAAAGAGAACGACGATTTGGGAAAACAAGTGAACAACTCCATTAA
- a CDS encoding DUF6089 family protein produces the protein MRYLTIVLLLILSNHVCQSQTHELGVFLGGSNFIGDVGSSKYIAPNKPAIGALYKWNRSPRHAFRFSVIYTELEGKDSKSDDPRRQQRDYSFTNQLIEASAGLEFTFFDWDLHDGRIKATPYLYSGISVAYHDNFYFSRQGVLRDENTSSFAYGIPMVLGFKTNALGNLIIAAEIGARYTFSDEIDGSVPDYDNEAPVGFGNTNNNDWYMFTGLTLTYTFGKKPCFCVF, from the coding sequence ATGAGGTATTTAACCATCGTACTATTACTAATTTTAAGCAACCACGTCTGCCAATCGCAAACCCACGAATTGGGTGTGTTTCTAGGTGGTAGTAATTTTATTGGAGATGTTGGCAGCTCTAAGTACATTGCGCCTAACAAGCCAGCTATTGGTGCATTATACAAATGGAACAGAAGTCCGCGTCATGCATTTCGGTTTTCGGTAATTTATACCGAGTTAGAAGGTAAAGACTCAAAATCAGACGATCCAAGACGACAACAACGTGATTACAGTTTTACAAACCAACTTATTGAAGCATCTGCTGGATTGGAGTTTACTTTTTTCGATTGGGACTTGCATGACGGTAGAATTAAAGCAACTCCTTATTTATATTCAGGAATTTCTGTAGCCTATCATGATAATTTTTATTTTAGTAGACAAGGCGTTTTAAGAGATGAAAACACCTCTAGTTTTGCCTATGGAATTCCCATGGTTTTAGGCTTTAAAACTAATGCATTAGGAAACCTTATTATTGCAGCCGAAATTGGTGCACGTTATACGTTTTCAGATGAAATAGATGGAAGTGTTCCTGATTATGACAATGAAGCCCCAGTAGGCTTTGGTAATACAAATAATAATGATTGGTATATGTTTACAGGTTTAACCTTAACATATACATTCGGCAAGAAACCATGTTTCTGCGTATTTTAA
- a CDS encoding NAD kinase has protein sequence MKIAIFGQAFNASTEEALVIILHYLKNKDAASVFLISEFNQKIQEEKESSFNDVPLTDVLDSSFDLLISIGGDGTILRAITYVHDLNIPIIGVNTGRLGFLATIQSQAIIPAMDAIFNKAYKLSERNLLAIETFPKKDDFNTLNFALNEIAVSRKNTTSMITVETRLNDEYLTSYWSDGLIVSTPTGSTGYSLSCGGPVITPDTNSFVITPIAPHNLSARPLVITDSTEIQLKVDGREDNFLVSLDSRIATLSNDTIIKIKKAPFTIKMIELLEESFLDTLRKKLLWGEDKRN, from the coding sequence ATGAAAATAGCTATATTTGGTCAAGCTTTTAACGCCAGCACGGAAGAAGCACTTGTTATTATTTTGCATTACCTAAAGAATAAGGACGCCGCAAGTGTATTTTTAATTTCAGAGTTTAATCAGAAAATTCAAGAAGAAAAAGAATCGTCGTTCAATGATGTTCCGCTTACTGACGTTTTAGATTCGAGTTTTGATTTACTCATAAGCATTGGTGGTGATGGTACTATTTTACGAGCCATTACCTATGTTCACGACTTAAATATTCCTATAATTGGTGTTAACACAGGTAGATTAGGATTTTTAGCCACCATACAAAGTCAGGCAATTATTCCTGCTATGGATGCTATTTTTAATAAGGCTTATAAACTTTCGGAACGTAATTTATTAGCTATTGAAACATTTCCTAAAAAAGATGATTTTAACACACTTAATTTTGCACTAAACGAAATAGCCGTTAGCCGGAAAAACACGACTTCCATGATTACTGTGGAAACACGATTAAATGATGAATACCTAACATCCTATTGGAGTGATGGGCTCATTGTTTCCACACCAACAGGATCAACCGGTTATTCATTAAGCTGCGGTGGCCCCGTAATTACGCCAGATACAAATAGCTTTGTTATTACACCCATTGCGCCACATAATTTAAGCGCGAGGCCTTTGGTGATAACTGATTCTACTGAAATTCAATTAAAAGTAGATGGTCGTGAAGACAATTTTTTAGTATCCTTAGATTCTAGAATTGCAACCTTATCTAATGACACTATTATCAAGATAAAAAAAGCACCTTTTACCATTAAAATGATTGAATTATTAGAAGAAAGCTTTTTGGATACCTTGCGAAAAAAACTACTTTGGGGCGAAGACAAGCGCAATTAG
- a CDS encoding acetoin utilization protein acuB, which yields MNLNEFVINDIKPLVSTDKIGDLQMLFNQLTYSHIPIKSPDGLYLGCMSETDVYCFEKHEVIADQMHAIEGFFVRDNTNWLDVLEAFAQNSTNIMPILNSSNSYIGYYELNDVIGLFNETPFFAEAGGILIIEKGLVDYSFSEISQIVESNNGKLLGAFISKTENDMIQITLKVGNTGLNDIMQTFRRYSYNVISGHEEDSYLESLKDRSAYLNKYLNI from the coding sequence ATGAATTTAAACGAATTTGTTATTAACGATATAAAGCCATTAGTAAGCACCGATAAAATTGGTGATTTACAAATGCTATTTAATCAGTTAACTTATTCTCATATTCCGATTAAATCACCTGATGGTTTATATTTGGGATGCATGTCTGAAACAGATGTGTACTGTTTTGAAAAACATGAGGTTATTGCAGACCAAATGCACGCTATTGAAGGGTTTTTTGTTCGAGATAACACCAATTGGTTAGATGTTTTGGAAGCTTTTGCTCAAAACAGCACCAACATCATGCCTATATTGAACAGCTCTAATTCCTATATAGGATATTATGAGTTAAATGATGTGATTGGTCTATTTAACGAAACCCCGTTTTTTGCTGAAGCAGGAGGTATTTTAATTATTGAAAAAGGTTTAGTTGATTATTCCTTTAGTGAAATAAGCCAGATAGTGGAATCCAACAACGGAAAATTATTGGGTGCTTTTATTTCAAAAACTGAAAACGATATGATTCAAATCACCTTAAAAGTTGGAAACACGGGATTAAATGATATCATGCAAACATTTAGGCGTTACAGTTATAATGTTATTTCTGGACATGAGGAAGACAGTTACCTAGAGAGTTTAAAAGACCGATCAGCCTATTTAAATAAATACCTAAATATATAA
- a CDS encoding pyridoxine 5'-phosphate synthase: protein MTKLSVNINKIATLRNSRGGDLPNVVQFAKDVQRFGAEGVTIHPRPDERHIRYQDAYNLKPEVYAEYNIEGKPIEKFMNMVLEIKPTQVTLVPDAVNAITSNAGWDTLKHKAFLVEVIQEFKNHGIRTSIFVDPVLKQIEGAKATGTDRIELYTEAFAHQFSLGNKKAILPYTECAVLADSLDLGINAGHDLSLDNIQFFKENIPNLLEVSIGHALISESLYLGVENVIQMYLHRLK, encoded by the coding sequence ATGACAAAGTTAAGTGTAAATATTAATAAGATAGCAACCTTACGAAATTCTCGAGGTGGCGATTTGCCAAATGTAGTTCAATTTGCTAAAGATGTTCAGCGTTTTGGGGCGGAAGGCGTTACTATTCATCCACGTCCGGATGAACGTCATATTCGCTATCAAGATGCTTACAATTTAAAACCAGAAGTATATGCCGAATACAATATTGAAGGCAAACCGATAGAGAAATTCATGAATATGGTTTTGGAAATTAAACCCACTCAAGTAACCTTGGTTCCGGATGCTGTAAATGCTATTACTAGTAATGCGGGTTGGGATACTTTAAAACATAAGGCCTTTTTAGTAGAGGTAATTCAGGAATTTAAAAACCATGGGATTCGTACGTCTATATTTGTAGATCCAGTTTTAAAACAAATTGAAGGTGCCAAGGCTACAGGAACAGATAGAATTGAATTATATACGGAGGCTTTTGCGCACCAATTTAGTTTGGGTAATAAAAAAGCTATTTTGCCCTATACCGAATGTGCTGTTTTAGCGGATAGCTTGGATTTAGGCATAAATGCAGGACACGATTTATCTTTAGATAATATTCAGTTTTTTAAAGAAAACATCCCTAATTTGTTGGAGGTTTCCATTGGTCATGCGTTGATTTCAGAAAGTTTATATTTGGGTGTAGAAAACGTCATTCAAATGTATTTACACCGACTGAAATAA
- a CDS encoding alpha/beta fold hydrolase, with translation MGDNWKTLGNQFAEQGYQVHLVDQRNHGRSFHDADFSYETLSADLKHYCDAHQLSDIVLLGHSMGGKTAMLFATQFPELVSKLLIADISPRFYPVHHDAILNGLSQLDFSTLKSRGAADKSLAKYVSDVGTRMFLLKNLYWKEKGQLALRMNLDVLADQVGEVGEPLPISAKFEGDTLFLRGDKSEYISNQDESIIHAHFPKADIITISNAGHWLHAENPEEFYDAVMAFLK, from the coding sequence ATGGGTGATAATTGGAAAACTTTGGGTAACCAATTTGCGGAACAAGGCTATCAAGTTCATTTGGTAGATCAACGAAACCATGGTAGAAGTTTTCATGATGCTGATTTTAGTTATGAAACATTATCAGCCGATTTAAAGCATTATTGTGATGCACATCAACTTTCAGACATTGTGCTTTTAGGGCATTCTATGGGTGGAAAAACAGCTATGCTTTTTGCAACCCAGTTTCCTGAGTTGGTTTCTAAATTATTGATAGCGGATATTTCACCGCGTTTTTATCCCGTGCATCATGATGCCATTTTAAATGGGTTAAGTCAGCTAGATTTTTCTACATTAAAAAGTCGTGGCGCTGCCGATAAAAGTTTAGCGAAGTATGTTTCAGACGTTGGAACCCGTATGTTTTTACTTAAAAATTTATACTGGAAAGAAAAAGGACAATTAGCGCTGCGTATGAATTTGGATGTTTTAGCAGACCAAGTTGGTGAAGTAGGGGAACCATTGCCAATTTCTGCTAAATTTGAAGGCGACACCTTGTTTTTACGTGGTGATAAATCTGAATATATCAGTAATCAGGACGAATCTATTATTCACGCCCATTTTCCAAAAGCAGATATTATAACAATTTCAAATGCAGGACATTGGTTACATGCTGAAAATCCTGAAGAATTTTATGATGCTGTGATGGCATTTCTTAAATAA